One Diospyros lotus cultivar Yz01 chromosome 1, ASM1463336v1, whole genome shotgun sequence genomic window carries:
- the LOC127809541 gene encoding GATA transcription factor 16-like, producing the protein MDPSQKETASEEMGEIRRCCADCKTTKTPLWRGGPAGPKSLCNACGIRYRKRRSAMLALNKGLEKRKEKPTASPPAAAAAAGNKAGGGNLGEDLRERLVALGNEMVKLQRQRSPMKRQRKLGEEEQAAFLLMSLSCGSVFA; encoded by the exons ATGGATCCCAGCCAAAAG GAAACAGCTTCTGAAGAAATGGGCGAGATCAGGAGATGTTGTGCTGATTGCAAGACCACTAAGACGCCCCTCTGGAGGGGTGGCCCAGCTGGGCCCAAG TCGCTCTGTAATGCTTGTGGGATAAGATATAGGAAGAGGAGAAGCGCTATGTTGGCTTTGAACAAAGGGCTAGAGAAGAGGAAGGAAAAACCAACCGCCAGCCCCCCCGCCGCCGCAGCCGCCGCCGGCAACAAGGCGGGCGGTGGCAATTTGGGCGAGGATTTGAGGGAAAGATTGGTGGCTTTGGGGAATGAAATGGTGAAGTTGCAGAGGCAGAGGTCTCCAATGAAGAGGCAGAGGAAGCTGGGAGAAGAAGAGCAAGCTGCTTTCTTGTTGATGTCTCTATCTTGCGGCTCGGTTTTTGCTTAA